The following coding sequences are from one Lolium rigidum isolate FL_2022 chromosome 6, APGP_CSIRO_Lrig_0.1, whole genome shotgun sequence window:
- the LOC124659709 gene encoding probable anion transporter 1, chloroplastic: MLHLLPLSLSAQCRCGGPPSRRRFVGGGSPSQRSGPGILGNGVRVRLRRRALGGGTDVQPDTPSSRRDGDERPHADAGQEDDGGGEALLDSVRKLLLMEEEDTTPGEEEGQGQFPKRWAIVFLCFSAFLLCNMDRVNMSIAIMPMSAEYGWNPQTVGLIQSSFFWGYLLTQIAGGIWADKVGGKTVLGFGVIWWSVATALTPVAAKLGLPFLLVVRAFMGVGEGVAMPAMNNILSKWVPVSERSRSLALVYSGMYLGSVTGLAFSPFLIHKFGWPSVFYSFGSLGTVWFATWAAKAYSTPLEDPSISAKEKKLIISQTTSGDPVTTIPWGVILSKPPVWALIACHFCHNWGTFILLTWMPTYYNQVLKFNLTESSLFCVLPWLTMAISANVGGWIADTLVSRGTSVTTVRKIMQSIGFLGPAFFLSQLSHIDSPALAVLCMACSQGTDAFSQSGLYSNHQDIGPRYAGVLLGLSNTAGVFAGVFGTAATGYILQHGSWDDVFKLSVTLYLIGTVIWNVFSTGEKIID; this comes from the exons ATGCTCCACCTGCTCCCGCTCTCCCTCTCCGCCCAGTGCCGGTGCGGCGGCCCACCGTCGCGCCGCCGATTCGTCGGAGGCGGCTCACCTTCCCAGAGAAGCGGGCCGGGGATCCTCGGCAACGGAGTTCGCGTCAGGCTCCGGAGGCGGGCGCTCGGCGGCGGGACAGACGTCCAGCCGGACACCCCGTCGTCGCGCCGGGATGGGGATGAGCGGCCGCACGCAGATGCCGGACAGGAGGACGACGGCGGTGGCGAAGCGCTCCTGGACTCAGTAAGGAAGCTGTTGCTGATGGAAGAGGAAGACACGACACCAGGGGAGGAAGAGGGCCAGGGGCAGTTCCCCAAGCGCTGGGCCATTGTCTTCCTCTGCTTCTCCGCCTTCCTACTCTGCAACATGGACCGG GTAAACATGAGCATTGCCATCATGCCCATGTCCGCGGAGTACGGCTGGAACCCACAAACCGTCGGCCTCATCCAGTCCTCCTTCTTCTGGGGCTACCTCCTAACTCAG ATAGCTGGAGGGATATGGGCAGACAAAGTTGGGGGCAAGACTGTTCTTGGCTTTGGCGTCATTTGGTGGTCCGTCGCGACAGCTCTTACGCCTGTCGCCGCAAAGCTGGGCTTGCCATTTCTCCTTGTTGTGCGTGCTTTCATGGGAGTTGGTGAG GGAGTTGCCATGCCTGCAATGAATAATATCCTTTCAAAATGGGTTCCTGTATCAGAGAGGAGCAGATCACTGGCACTAGTCTATAGTGGAATGTACCTTGGGTCAGTGACAGGACTTGCATTTTCCCCATTCCTGATACATAAATTTGGGTGGCCATCAGTCTTCTATTCCTTCGGCTCTCTAGGGACCGTTTGGTTCGCAACGTGGGCGGCCAAG GCTTATAGCACTCCACTTGAGGATCCGAGCATTAGTGCCAAAGAAAAGAAGCTCATCATTAGTCAAACCACATCAGGAGACCCTGTTACAACAATTCCATGGGGAGTAATATTGTCAAAACCGCCTGTTTGGGCTCTTATAGCTTGTCATTTTTGTCATAACTGGGGAACTTTCATCTTGCTCACATGGATGCCTACATACTACAACCAG GTTCTGAAATTCAACCTCACGGAGTCCAGCCTTTTCTGTGTCCTTCCCTGGCTAACGATGGCGATTTCTGCAAATGTTGGTGGCTGGATTGCAGACACACTTGTTAGTAGAGGAACATCAGTGACAACAGTTCGCAAG ATCATGCAATCAATTGGATTCTTAGGGCCAGCCTTTTTCCTCAGTCAACTGAGCCATATCGATTCGCCCGCACTGGCGGTCTTGTGCATGGCCTGTAGCCAG GGAACCGATGCATTTTCGCAGTCTGGTCTGTACTCGAATCATCAAGATATTGGTCCTAGATACGCT GGTGTACTACTTGGCCTCTCCAACACAGCTGGGGTTTTCGCTGGTGTATTTGGCACAGCAGCAACAGGATACATCTTGCAGCACG GTTCTTGGGACGATGTCTTTAAATTGTCTGTAACTCTTTATCTCATCGGGACTGTTATATGGAATGTATTTTCAACTGGCGAGAAAATTATCGATTAA